The Lolium perenne isolate Kyuss_39 chromosome 6, Kyuss_2.0, whole genome shotgun sequence genome segment TATTCcaaaaccgaacacaccctagaGGAACCGGGTAATGGTATCATCCTTAGAAAACGGAAGGGAGAAGTCCCTCCTTGTTTCGGATAAAACGGATATAATAAGCACCAGAGATTACAATGATGCATATATCAACGAAGCAAGCCGATCAAGAACTAGAGGAAGTAACAGACACCGGATGAGGACGCCCCTTTTGTTTTGCGTGAAAGACCCACCGCCATCAGAAGATTCACGATCATCCATTTCCAGCCTGATCACCATCATCAATTTCCGTAGCTCGTCCGGTGACTTTGGCTCGTCGCCTCTCTTCCGTTTCTTAATCTCACTGTCATCCTTTGGTCCCGGACCTCCAAGCTGACTCTTTTGCCAGAAAGTAACTTGTAGCGCTACTCAATTGAGCCGCAAATGATTCCATCAATTAATTAAAAATCAGGAAGCTTCGAAAACAACCAACACAACACAGATCCCTCTCCTTTGGCATTTGCAATCCTAGCTACTAGAGCTAGCTAAACACTGATCGCGAACAAAAAGATTACTCAAGAATGCTGAGTGGTGTGGCTACATCCACCAGGTGTCCAGCCGGTGCTGGTAACCGTAGGCGCCGGCGGGGTGCTCGTAGACCGGCACTGCGTGCGAAGGGTACTGGTAGTAGTGCCACGGGTATGCGTACTCGACGACAGGGGTGGCTTCGGcaggcttcttctcctcctcctctttcttGACCTCGCCGACCTGCACGAGCTGCGCGTGGCCGACCTTCTTGCGCAGCGCACTAGTGAGCTTGACGGAGTCGACGCCGttgccgaccaccaccacctggtCCTTGCCGTCCCCGCCCAGCGCCACCGAGTCCACCCCCAGCGTTGCCGCCACCAGCGCCATTGCCTTGGACCGGCACTTGTCGCATGTCATCTCCACCTTGATCACGATCTTTTGCTTCATCTCGGCTTGCTTTGATTGGTTGGAATCAAGTTTAAGGCTAATGGAGGAAGTAAGAATAGCAAGTTTGCCGTGGAGGGAGCAGAGAACCT includes the following:
- the LOC127326511 gene encoding heavy metal-associated isoprenylated plant protein 47; the protein is MKQKIVIKVEMTCDKCRSKAMALVAATLGVDSVALGGDGKDQVVVVGNGVDSVKLTSALRKKVGHAQLVQVGEVKKEEEEKKPAEATPVVEYAYPWHYYQYPSHAVPVYEHPAGAYGYQHRLDTWWM